DNA sequence from the Halorussus limi genome:
TTCCGCAGAGCGCGCCGGTCGTGAGTCCGCCGACGAACTTCGTCGGCGAGGCGTAGGTCCCCTCCGGGTCGGCGAACAGCGTGTAGGTCCCCGACGCCAGCGGCGGGAAGAGGACGAACGGCAGGACGTCCACCGAGTTCGAGACGGCGGTCACGAGCGCGATGAGCAGCGGAATCAAAAGCAGGACCGAGAGGTGAATCAGATTCGCGGTGTGTTCTATCCACCGGCGGAACTCCCGGACTTCCCGGCGCTCGAACCGACGAACGCGCCGGAGCGCGTCGAGATATCGCGCGCGCAGACCGTCCAACATTACCGACACGTCGGCCGCGGGGCCTCAAATATCTGTTCGCTCGGACCCCGACCGAGGGCGAGTACGGAGCGGGCGCGTCCTACTCGGCGAGGTCCACGACCGCGTCGAGCGTGATTCGAATCGCGCGCTCGACGTTGTTCTTGGCCTTCTCTGGGAGTTCGTCGTCCTCGGTCTCGCCCTTCTGGGTTCCCTCCACGAGGTTGCCGTCCACGGTGCAGATGGCTCCCGCACGCATGCCGCGCCGGCGGGTCAGCGAGAAGACCGCCGCGGCCTCCATCTCGACCGAGAGGATGTTGGCCGCCTCCCACTCCTCGACGTACTCGTCGGTCTCGGCGTAGAAGGCGTCGTCGCTGGCGATGGGACCGACGTGAACGTCCTCGTCGTTCGCCTCGGCCGAATCGACCAGCGCCGAGAGGACGCCGTAGTCGGGCACCGCGGGGTACTCGACCGACTCGTATCGCTTGCTCGTGCCCTCGTTCTTCGCCGCGCCCGTGGCGACTATCATGTCCCCGATTTCGATGCCCTCCTGCAGCGCGCCGGTCGTGCCGACCCGAATCACGGTCTCGACGCCGACCTCGTGGAGTTCCTCGACCGCTATCGCGGCGGAGGGACAGCCGATGCCGGTCGAGCAGATGGTGAGGTCGGTGCCCTCGTAGGTCGCGTTGACGACCTTGTACTCGCGGTTCTCGGCGACGACTTCTGAATCGTCACACAGGTTCGCGATGCGGTCCACCCGGCCGGGGTCGCCGGGGATGAGCGCGATGTCGTTCAGGTCGCCCTCTTCGACGAGGAGATGGGGCTGTTTCGCCATGCGCGTGGCTTCTGCCGAGAGGGAGAAAAAGCGTGCGGGTTCGTCGGCGGGACGGGGACGATAGCGTCTCAGGCGTATCGGTCGCGAGCGTCCCACTCGGTCCGGATGAGTTCGCCGATGCCGTGTTCCATCACTGCTTCGCCGAGCGAGGTGGCGACGTAGTAGGAGTAGAGACCGTCGGCTCCGCGCTCTTTCTCGACCCGGTTGGCCACGACGCCGACCTCCACGAGCTTGTCGAGGTGGTAGTGGAGTTTGTTCGAAGGCACGTCGAGCGCGTCGGCGAGTTCCTTCGCACTCGTCTCGCCCTCCCGAAGGAGTTGCGCGACGATGCGATAACGAGTCTCCTCGCTGACCGCTCGCTGCATGGCGAGGTAGTCTTCGAGTTCGAGGATGCTCTCCTCGGGGAGCTTCGGAGGGTCGTAGCGTTCTGCTTTGGCCATGGTCGTGCTAGATATGTGGGTGCGGAGTGACAACCTGATGCGTCGGGTATGCACTAACTATGCGCTTCATATGCTAGTAAAGGAGGTGCATACTTAGTGCTTGCTGAGTCAATACTCACTGAATACGGCGGGCTTTATATTCTCGCAGCTTTTAGAGACGATACGAATGCGAGACCGCCTCCTGAACACCCTCGAACCGACCTCCTATAGACGTTTTCTCGTCTACGTAATGGGACCGTACAAGTCCCACATCGGTGAAAACAAGGAGATGTTCGCCTTCCTCGAAGGCGTGCGCGACGACCTGCGGCGGGAGGGATTCAACGCCTTCCTCGCAACCGACCCGGACATCCCGCTGGACGAGATGGACGCCGGGACCCAGACCCTCGAATTCGCTCGTGCCAGCAACGTCGTCCTGTTCGTCGTCCCTCACCGCGGCAAAAATCTCGGCGTCGGTATCGAAGTCGGCGCAGTTCTCGAAGACATGACCGATCGCCAGCGCGAGCGCATCCTCCTCGTTCACGAAGACGGAGTTCGGAGCGCGATGATCGCTGCCGTCGGCGACCGGTGGAACGTAGACTTGCGAACGTTCGACGACGAAGACGACTTACTCGAAGAGACGAAGCGGTTCATCGCCGACGTAGTGCGCAAGGAAGACACCGGAGAACTTCCGTTTCCTCCCGGAGAAAACGCCGATTCCTAAAACCGCTCGTCCAGAAACGCCTCGACTTCCTCGAACGACGGCGCGGTCCGCGCGCCCTCCTCCATCGCCGCCAAGGCCCCGCACGCGTTGGCGAACTCCAGCGCGCGCTCGTAGTCCGCGTTCGGACCGAGGACGCCGCCCTCGCGCAACAGCACCGCGAGGAATCCGGCGGCGAAGGCGTCGCCCGCGCCCGTGGTGTCCACGACTTCGGCGTCGAACCCCGGATGGTCGAACGAGGCGGCCGGGGTGTCGACCTGCGCGCCGTCTTCGCCGTGCTTGATGACGACCACGCGGCCGTGGAGTTCCGAGGAGGGGTGTTCGAGGTCGCTGTCGAGCAGCGCCCGTGCCTCGCGGTCGTTGAGGAAGACGACGTCGGAGTAGGCCAGCGCCTCGGCGAAATCCCGTTCGGCGAGGCGTCTCCCCGGGTCGAAACTCACGCTGACCCCGGCGTCGGTCGCGGTCCGGGCGAGCGCCGCGGCGGTGTCGGGTCGCTGGCTCGTGAGGTGGAGGTGGTCCGCGTCAGAGACGAACTCGGGGTCCACGTCGCCGGGCGTGACGGCCTCGTTGGCGCCCTCGTTGCCCAGCACCATCACCTCGCCGTCGTCGTCCACGATGAGATACTTCGTGGTCGTCTCGCGGGCCTCGACCTCCAGCAGGTGCGAGCAGTCCACCCCGGCGTTCCGCAACCCCCGGCGGACGAACTCGCCGGTCTCGTCGTCGCCGACGCTCCCGACGAGTCCGGCGTCGAACTCCATGCCAGCCAGCGCGACAGCGACGTTGGCGGCGCTCCCGCCGCCCGACCGACGCTGAGAGTCGATGCGGGCCTCGCCGTCGGGGTTCGGGAGGGCGTCGACCCGCAGCGTCACGTCCCAGTTGACGTGGCCGGCGGTGACTACCTCGACCATGGCTGGCGACTGTAGCGGCGATTTGCGAACGACATACCGCCACGGTATGCACCCGCCCGTCAAAACGCTGGTGGGTTCTATAGGTCGGAGCGATTGAGAACGACCGTCGGCGCGACTTCGTCGGCGCGACTCCGCAACGACACGCGAATTCGCGACGCTGCGTCGATGTCGCGGGACTTCCGGGACCCCGCGCTCACCCAGTCACCACGAACAGAATCAGGTTGTGCGCGCCCGGACCGAGACCGACCGCACCGACCGCGCCGAGGAGCAGGAATCCCTCGCGGGGGTCCTCGCGGACGAAGTCCGCGAACAGAATTACCACGGCCTCCGCGATGACGAGTTTCACGAGGACGAACAGCCACCCGACGCCGAACGTCTCGGCGGTCGGGAGCGATGCCGCCACGTCGAGGACCGCCCGCGAGACCGGAGTCCGCTCGCCGAACCCGAGCAGGTCTACGCCCACCGCGGTCGAGACCGCGTCGAGCGAGTGGCCGAACAGCGCCAGCGCGCCGGTCGCGCCGGTCGCCGCGGTCACGCCCGGACGCGACCATCTTGTCGCGGCCCAGAGCGCCCCGGCGAACAGGAGCGCCAGCAGGAGGCCGACCAGCGGCCAGAACAGGCGGAGTCCGTTCTCGGCACCCCGAGCGAGCGCGTAGGCGACGACCCCGCTCGCGGCCAGCACCCCGACCGCGACCACCGGACGCTCGGGGTCCGCGGTCGCGTGAATCCCGGCGAGCCAGACCAGTCCGGCGACGACGAAGGTAGAGAGGTAGACTGA
Encoded proteins:
- a CDS encoding nucleoside phosphorylase — encoded protein: MAKQPHLLVEEGDLNDIALIPGDPGRVDRIANLCDDSEVVAENREYKVVNATYEGTDLTICSTGIGCPSAAIAVEELHEVGVETVIRVGTTGALQEGIEIGDMIVATGAAKNEGTSKRYESVEYPAVPDYGVLSALVDSAEANDEDVHVGPIASDDAFYAETDEYVEEWEAANILSVEMEAAAVFSLTRRRGMRAGAICTVDGNLVEGTQKGETEDDELPEKAKNNVERAIRITLDAVVDLAE
- a CDS encoding ArsR/SmtB family transcription factor, giving the protein MAKAERYDPPKLPEESILELEDYLAMQRAVSEETRYRIVAQLLREGETSAKELADALDVPSNKLHYHLDKLVEVGVVANRVEKERGADGLYSYYVATSLGEAVMEHGIGELIRTEWDARDRYA
- a CDS encoding DUF7509 family protein, which produces MRDRLLNTLEPTSYRRFLVYVMGPYKSHIGENKEMFAFLEGVRDDLRREGFNAFLATDPDIPLDEMDAGTQTLEFARASNVVLFVVPHRGKNLGVGIEVGAVLEDMTDRQRERILLVHEDGVRSAMIAAVGDRWNVDLRTFDDEDDLLEETKRFIADVVRKEDTGELPFPPGENADS
- a CDS encoding carbohydrate kinase family protein, translated to MVEVVTAGHVNWDVTLRVDALPNPDGEARIDSQRRSGGGSAANVAVALAGMEFDAGLVGSVGDDETGEFVRRGLRNAGVDCSHLLEVEARETTTKYLIVDDDGEVMVLGNEGANEAVTPGDVDPEFVSDADHLHLTSQRPDTAAALARTATDAGVSVSFDPGRRLAERDFAEALAYSDVVFLNDREARALLDSDLEHPSSELHGRVVVIKHGEDGAQVDTPAASFDHPGFDAEVVDTTGAGDAFAAGFLAVLLREGGVLGPNADYERALEFANACGALAAMEEGARTAPSFEEVEAFLDERF
- a CDS encoding DUF63 family protein, whose protein sequence is MVLPEGFALPPLPYLVGLLAAVALVGGALARSDPHVSDRIVLALAPWVVVGSSLHALFVLEWVPEAVAPLLGTPSVYLSTFVVAGLVWLAGIHATADPERPVVAVGVLAASGVVAYALARGAENGLRLFWPLVGLLLALLFAGALWAATRWSRPGVTAATGATGALALFGHSLDAVSTAVGVDLLGFGERTPVSRAVLDVAASLPTAETFGVGWLFVLVKLVIAEAVVILFADFVREDPREGFLLLGAVGAVGLGPGAHNLILFVVTG